The following are from one region of the Ignavibacteriota bacterium genome:
- a CDS encoding T9SS type A sorting domain-containing protein, which yields MKKLLLLVLLPSITFAQFDFDGELRFFLTNSGSSWNVTIKLTAIGARWDANNYLTQEYEIISSGVSNPKYYIAFNHIKHPGINPAFAVGLYKISAIENGVEQAYFYMDWRTSYYCVNNEDPDVQFSYDVTNNIFLYNTLNINSSYQTFWNLTENLFITSGLENYWENCLVSLPIGGGHPNIYWGRHPFDDVEFEVDNYKIYRAVSSGLPPPNPNYTSIATVGSDIYSFIDYDFATGGPLSLQYRVTAVYEDLAESVYETIPTNSVLISGGLYKDYSEVDEKIEFYLSDNYPNPFNPTTTINYTIESSGLVILNIYDVLGTNVATLVNEIKEAGNHSVKFNAENLPSGIYFYELNAGGFVQTKKMNLMK from the coding sequence ATGAAAAAGTTATTATTATTAGTTCTATTACCATCTATTACGTTTGCACAATTTGATTTTGATGGGGAATTACGTTTCTTTCTTACCAATAGCGGTTCTTCTTGGAATGTAACAATTAAATTGACTGCAATTGGTGCAAGGTGGGATGCTAACAATTATTTAACTCAAGAATATGAGATTATTTCATCTGGAGTTAGCAATCCGAAATATTATATTGCTTTTAACCACATTAAACACCCTGGTATTAATCCTGCTTTTGCTGTAGGGTTATATAAAATAAGTGCAATCGAAAATGGAGTTGAGCAAGCATATTTCTATATGGACTGGAGAACCTCATATTATTGTGTAAACAATGAAGACCCAGACGTACAATTTAGTTATGATGTCACCAATAATATTTTTCTATATAATACACTAAATATAAATTCTAGCTACCAAACATTTTGGAATCTTACAGAAAACTTATTTATTACCTCTGGGCTAGAAAACTATTGGGAAAATTGTTTGGTATCATTGCCGATTGGTGGAGGTCATCCTAATATTTATTGGGGCAGACATCCATTTGATGATGTAGAGTTTGAGGTTGACAATTATAAAATTTACCGTGCAGTTTCATCGGGTTTACCGCCACCAAATCCAAATTATACTTCAATCGCAACAGTCGGAAGTGATATCTATAGCTTTATTGATTATGATTTTGCAACCGGCGGCCCTTTGAGCCTCCAATACAGAGTAACTGCAGTCTATGAAGATTTGGCTGAATCGGTTTATGAAACCATTCCAACTAATTCGGTGCTGATTAGCGGGGGATTATATAAAGACTATTCCGAAGTTGATGAGAAAATAGAATTCTATCTATCGGATAACTACCCAAATCCTTTTAACCCAACTACCACAATTAATTACACAATCGAATCATCTGGTTTAGTAATATTAAATATTTATGATGTGCTTGGAACTAATGTTGCTACATTAGTTAATGAGATAAAAGAAGCAGGTAATCATTCTGTAAAATTTAATGCTGAAAATTTGCCAAGTGGAATATATTTTTATGAATTAAATGCAGGTGGATTCGTTCAAACGAAAAAAATGAATTTAATGAAGTAA
- the gmd gene encoding GDP-mannose 4,6-dehydratase, producing MKRALITGITGQDGSYLTEILLEKGYEVHGIIRRSSSFNTGRIDHLYNDPKILNKKMFLHYGDLVDTSNLNRLLEKIEPDEIYNLAAQSHVKVSFQVPDYTAQVDALGTLRFLDAIREVGLKKVKFYQASTSELYGKAQEIPQSETTPFYPRSPYGVAKLYGYWIIVNYREAYNIFASNGILFNHESPRRGETFVSRKITRAASRIVAGLQKELTLGNLNAKRDWGFAPEYCEGMWRILQHKEADDFVLATGETKTVREFAVLTFKNLGIELEWKGKGENEKGVIKSINLEKAKKLIGYSSKPKGENKKSYLKDFTTKLKKGDTLIAIDPVYYRPTEVDLLIGDPSKAKKVLGWKAKTKFEDLVKLMIKSDMEKVLRRGF from the coding sequence ATGAAACGCGCATTAATAACCGGCATTACCGGACAGGACGGAAGTTACTTAACCGAAATACTTCTTGAAAAAGGATACGAAGTTCACGGAATAATTCGTCGCAGCAGTTCGTTTAATACAGGAAGAATAGATCATCTCTATAACGATCCGAAAATTCTCAACAAAAAAATGTTTTTGCATTACGGAGATCTTGTAGATACAAGCAACCTCAATCGTCTTCTTGAAAAAATTGAACCGGATGAAATTTATAATCTTGCAGCACAAAGTCACGTAAAAGTGTCTTTTCAGGTTCCTGATTACACAGCACAGGTTGATGCGCTCGGTACATTAAGATTTCTTGATGCAATTCGTGAAGTTGGTTTGAAGAAAGTAAAATTTTATCAGGCATCAACAAGCGAGCTTTATGGTAAAGCGCAGGAAATTCCTCAGAGTGAAACAACCCCATTCTATCCACGTTCACCGTATGGAGTCGCAAAACTTTACGGTTACTGGATAATTGTAAACTACCGTGAAGCCTATAATATTTTTGCATCAAACGGAATACTTTTCAATCATGAATCACCGAGACGGGGAGAAACTTTTGTAAGCCGAAAAATTACAAGAGCCGCTTCGCGTATCGTTGCAGGGTTACAAAAGGAATTAACTTTAGGAAATCTTAACGCAAAACGTGACTGGGGATTTGCACCAGAATATTGTGAAGGTATGTGGAGAATTCTACAGCATAAAGAAGCTGATGATTTTGTTCTCGCAACGGGTGAAACTAAAACCGTTCGAGAGTTTGCAGTACTCACTTTTAAAAATCTTGGTATTGAGTTGGAGTGGAAAGGTAAAGGTGAAAATGAAAAAGGAGTTATTAAATCTATCAATCTTGAAAAAGCGAAGAAGCTGATCGGGTATTCATCTAAGCCAAAGGGTGAAAATAAAAAATCGTATTTAAAAGATTTTACCACTAAACTAAAAAAAGGCGATACACTTATTGCCATTGATCCTGTTTATTACAGACCAACAGAAGTTGATTTACTGATTGGTGACCCATCCAAAGCAAAAAAAGTTCTCGGCTGGAAAGCAAAAACAAAATTTGAAGACCTCGTTAAGCTGATGATAAAATCTGATATGGAGAAAGTGTTGAGAAGAGGTTTTTAA
- a CDS encoding T9SS type A sorting domain-containing protein — MGQNIWFTEPTSSHIDYIGPSGEGPIAYHMTCANGWVIEWYQAKLTHPDGTETLWMNGQSGGWWVSKAGTYQIRGQAYGHWVGGWSGMQYANQFSFSIVDNYSPSVPQNFDVTIHSTGNQSYPKLTWNLNTEYDGDAYYIERRKEGQQNFSFLTTVNWNVNQYIDYTIAYAGSGPYIVEYKMRAHDINSHYSNYTGVESVDYGFVWKSGNSNNDILMDYKLEQNYPNPYNPSTTINYLIKEKGFVLLKVYDLLGNEKATLVNNYQEPGEYSVNFNGSELSSGVYIYSLRVNDFIENMKMTLIK; from the coding sequence TTGGGGCAAAACATATGGTTTACTGAACCGACGTCTTCACATATAGATTATATAGGGCCTAGTGGTGAAGGACCAATTGCATACCACATGACTTGCGCTAATGGTTGGGTTATTGAATGGTACCAAGCTAAACTCACGCATCCAGATGGAACTGAAACTCTCTGGATGAATGGCCAATCAGGAGGTTGGTGGGTCAGCAAAGCGGGAACTTATCAGATTAGAGGTCAAGCCTATGGTCACTGGGTAGGAGGATGGAGTGGAATGCAATACGCAAATCAATTTTCTTTTAGCATTGTTGATAATTATTCACCTTCAGTGCCTCAAAATTTTGATGTCACGATTCATTCAACTGGAAATCAATCTTATCCAAAACTAACTTGGAATCTGAACACAGAGTATGATGGTGATGCTTACTATATAGAAAGAAGAAAAGAAGGTCAGCAAAATTTTTCTTTTTTGACTACAGTTAATTGGAACGTAAATCAATATATTGACTATACAATTGCTTATGCCGGAAGCGGCCCTTACATAGTCGAATACAAAATGCGAGCCCATGACATTAATTCACACTATTCCAACTACACGGGTGTAGAATCTGTTGACTATGGATTTGTATGGAAATCGGGTAATAGCAATAATGATATCTTAATGGATTACAAACTCGAGCAAAACTATCCTAATCCTTATAATCCCTCCACAACAATTAATTATCTAATTAAAGAAAAGGGATTCGTGCTTTTGAAAGTTTATGATTTGCTAGGGAATGAAAAAGCAACTTTAGTCAATAATTATCAAGAACCGGGCGAATATTCAGTAAACTTTAATGGAAGCGAATTATCCTCAGGTGTTTATATTTATTCGTTAAGAGTTAATGATTTTATTGAAAATATGAAAATGACTTTAATTAAGTAA
- a CDS encoding outer membrane beta-barrel protein: MKRIFLIVVILFTNISAQSVDTNNLFTKYYFGIFGGINFNTIPTIGGSLNFEASTRLFSNFNLKACVGYSIIYDDISYEVKGNKSFTIDSIKKIATYLYDVNKIQYTMIPVNIGVEYFILAGNLAPYIMAIIGYNFSNSEEQISKYYDGIAGIYDNIDEVPEEYKMPQTQLENGSSFTAGIGIGLRFNLSASTKIDIRYVYNYNANTINTNQFLIGLIL; the protein is encoded by the coding sequence ATGAAAAGAATATTTCTTATTGTAGTAATTCTATTTACTAATATATCAGCTCAATCAGTAGATACTAATAATCTTTTTACAAAGTATTACTTTGGTATTTTCGGCGGAATTAATTTTAATACTATTCCAACTATAGGCGGATCATTAAATTTCGAGGCAAGTACTCGATTATTTTCTAATTTTAATTTAAAAGCATGTGTAGGATACTCAATTATCTACGATGATATTTCTTATGAAGTGAAAGGAAATAAAAGTTTTACAATTGATAGTATAAAAAAAATAGCTACTTACTTATACGATGTTAATAAAATTCAATATACTATGATTCCAGTTAATATTGGTGTCGAATATTTTATTTTGGCTGGTAATTTGGCACCATATATTATGGCAATTATCGGATATAATTTCTCTAATAGCGAAGAACAAATATCAAAATATTATGATGGTATTGCAGGAATTTATGATAATATAGATGAAGTGCCAGAAGAATATAAAATGCCTCAAACTCAACTTGAAAACGGTTCCTCATTCACTGCCGGAATTGGAATTGGTTTGCGATTTAATTTGTCTGCATCAACTAAAATTGATATTCGCTACGTTTATAATTATAACGCAAACACTATTAATACAAATCAGTTTTTAATTGGATTAATTTTATAA
- a CDS encoding T9SS type A sorting domain-containing protein: MKKMILMMTLSSILYSQQQVDIPWPTLANSPWPMIKHDPQFTGRSQYLGPQTPTVSWSEDMEFGIFSGPVVDQKGYLYFGSYNVDSDFFYCYIPNYGLKWQYETGSNRAPESGIIIDSSNTIYFGGRDNYLYALSYDGDLKWKYKTSGQIISTVIPNIDLQGNIYITDFVFPVTQPGALYSVSPEGNLNWKVIYDGGFAFKSPVLSPDGNTIYIPAIDSNLIALNLDGTIKWKFSCGNIFRAAMVDSDGNIYFLPEEDPQYFYSLFPNGTLRWKYFIQNIGVAGSDVIPTIDYQGNLYFIGFDTTCCPYYLSLVSVDYNGNFRWKYLFNEIESEDFTQPLICDSQGTIYVGSTVGYYYYAISSEGYLKWKLPLIFIEQQVDNTGAISDDGTLFIGVHHSSLATNQKKTLLAIQDTVTHVKDEKSEIIAFRLEQNYPNPFNPITKIKYTIPQSGRVTLTVYDMMGSEVAVLLNRYQEAGSYDVIFQAKDLASGIYFYTLTSGNFTATKKLILLK, encoded by the coding sequence ATGAAAAAAATGATTTTAATGATGACATTATCAAGTATTTTGTATTCACAGCAACAGGTTGATATCCCTTGGCCAACACTTGCGAATTCACCCTGGCCAATGATTAAGCACGACCCACAGTTTACTGGCAGATCTCAATATTTGGGTCCGCAAACACCAACAGTATCTTGGTCAGAAGATATGGAGTTTGGGATATTCTCAGGACCTGTTGTTGATCAAAAAGGATATTTATATTTTGGTTCATACAATGTTGATTCAGATTTTTTTTATTGTTACATACCCAATTACGGTTTAAAATGGCAATACGAAACAGGTAGCAATCGGGCTCCAGAATCTGGTATTATCATTGATTCAAGCAATACCATTTATTTCGGAGGGCGGGATAATTACTTATATGCATTAAGCTACGACGGAGATTTAAAATGGAAGTATAAAACTTCGGGACAAATTATTTCAACGGTAATCCCAAATATCGATTTGCAAGGCAATATATACATTACTGATTTTGTTTTCCCGGTTACTCAACCGGGTGCTTTGTACTCAGTATCACCTGAGGGTAATTTAAATTGGAAAGTCATTTATGATGGCGGATTCGCATTTAAATCTCCTGTTTTATCGCCCGATGGAAATACAATATATATACCTGCCATTGATTCAAATCTGATTGCACTTAATTTGGATGGAACGATAAAATGGAAATTCAGTTGCGGGAATATTTTTAGAGCTGCTATGGTTGATTCTGATGGAAATATTTATTTTTTACCAGAGGAAGATCCTCAATATTTCTATTCTTTATTTCCTAATGGAACATTAAGATGGAAATATTTTATCCAGAATATTGGTGTCGCAGGCAGCGATGTTATTCCTACCATAGATTATCAAGGGAATTTATATTTCATTGGTTTTGATACTACTTGTTGCCCTTATTATCTTTCTTTAGTATCTGTTGATTACAATGGAAACTTTCGATGGAAATATTTATTTAATGAAATTGAATCAGAAGATTTTACTCAACCATTAATTTGTGACTCGCAGGGAACAATTTATGTGGGGTCAACGGTTGGTTATTACTACTATGCCATATCTAGTGAAGGATACTTAAAATGGAAATTACCACTTATTTTTATAGAGCAGCAGGTTGACAATACCGGGGCAATATCTGACGACGGCACATTATTTATTGGAGTACATCATAGCAGCCTAGCAACCAATCAGAAAAAAACACTTTTAGCAATACAGGATACAGTTACTCATGTTAAAGATGAAAAATCAGAAATAATAGCTTTCAGGCTGGAACAAAATTATCCCAATCCCTTTAACCCGATAACTAAAATTAAATATACAATTCCTCAATCTGGAAGAGTTACATTAACGGTTTACGATATGATGGGTAGTGAAGTTGCAGTACTTCTTAACAGATACCAGGAAGCAGGAAGTTACGATGTAATTTTTCAGGCAAAAGACCTTGCAAGTGGAATTTATTTCTACACTCTTACATCTGGAAACTTTACTGCAACAAAGAAATTAATTTTGCTGAAGTAA
- a CDS encoding T9SS type A sorting domain-containing protein yields MVEDEPNLLIDNFKLEQNYPNPFNSTTNIKYTIPQSGRVTLTVYDMMGSEVAVLLNRYQEAGSYDVIFQAKDLASGIYFYTLTSGNFTATKKLILLK; encoded by the coding sequence ATGGTAGAGGATGAGCCTAATTTATTAATCGATAATTTTAAACTCGAGCAAAACTATCCAAATCCATTCAACTCAACAACCAACATTAAATATACAATTCCTCAATCTGGAAGAGTTACATTAACGGTTTACGATATGATGGGTAGTGAAGTTGCAGTACTTCTTAACAGATACCAGGAAGCAGGAAGTTACGATGTAATTTTTCAGGCAAAAGATCTTGCAAGTGGGATATATTTCTACACACTTACATCTGGAAACTTTACTGCAACAAAGAAATTAATTTTACTTAAATAA
- a CDS encoding four helix bundle protein: MDEGLGERLFRFTIDVLTFLGSLPKNPESQVIRYQLAKASSSSGANYEEAQAASSKPDFAHKMKIVLREMRESNYWIRVCIALKFGDQNKAGKLKTESGELKNILGSICSKL, from the coding sequence ATGGATGAAGGGCTTGGCGAGAGATTATTTAGATTTACTATTGATGTGTTAACTTTCCTCGGTTCATTACCGAAGAATCCGGAATCTCAAGTAATAAGATATCAATTGGCTAAAGCTTCAAGCTCATCAGGAGCAAATTATGAAGAAGCTCAAGCAGCATCTTCAAAACCTGATTTTGCACATAAAATGAAAATTGTGTTAAGAGAAATGAGAGAGTCGAATTATTGGATAAGAGTTTGTATTGCTTTGAAATTTGGCGATCAGAATAAAGCTGGCAAATTAAAAACCGAATCTGGTGAACTTAAAAATATTCTTGGTTCAATTTGCAGTAAACTATAG
- a CDS encoding OmpA family protein: MKFTFTILLFTLLFSSFNYTQTVQTQRYNPFSGTVVFSVEGGTTLASTDYSGLGVDYLGRLSIEYFFPARTKSGFGIRAFYNAGFLTGSDSNIDPHDFRTNISTIGAGVIFNLSVNDVAFPYFFAGIASLSFNPKGEGGVELPNNAANVYSTTEVNYLGELGARYPVTENLSVSLSFGLQISPNDWLDDKAIGVGNDMFFTAMGGISYSFLTEFDTDGDGVVDSKDMCANTPAGVKVDEFGCPFDSDKDGIPDYLDECSGTPQGAPVDKKGCPLDSDNDGVPDYTDLCPDTTPGVKVDEYGCPFDSDGDGVPDHLDRCPDTPYEIQVDKNGCPMDEDLDGVPDHLDQCPGTLPGVQVDENGCELVIAPPPPPVDPNQLILNSETSFEFNSAQLKPAAFPELDKMLEQMKKYPMSRWRIEGHTDNIGSEDGNIKMSQMRAESVLNYFVSRGIPQIRFEVAGMGSKSPIADNKTEEGRAKNRRVEITRIDK; the protein is encoded by the coding sequence ATGAAATTCACTTTCACCATTTTACTTTTTACTTTGCTTTTTTCTTCATTCAATTACACACAAACAGTCCAGACACAAAGGTATAACCCATTCTCAGGCACAGTGGTTTTTTCCGTTGAAGGTGGAACAACTCTCGCAAGCACAGATTACAGCGGACTCGGTGTTGACTATCTCGGCAGACTTTCAATTGAATATTTCTTTCCTGCACGGACAAAAAGTGGTTTCGGAATCAGAGCATTTTATAACGCGGGTTTTCTTACAGGCAGTGATTCAAATATTGATCCTCATGATTTCAGAACTAACATTTCAACTATCGGCGCAGGGGTAATTTTTAATTTAAGTGTTAACGATGTTGCATTCCCATATTTTTTTGCGGGCATAGCAAGCTTATCGTTTAATCCCAAAGGTGAAGGAGGAGTTGAACTGCCAAACAATGCAGCAAATGTTTACAGTACAACCGAAGTAAATTATCTCGGGGAACTCGGAGCGAGATATCCGGTGACGGAAAATCTTTCGGTGTCGTTAAGTTTTGGTTTACAAATTTCACCAAATGACTGGCTTGATGATAAAGCAATTGGTGTTGGCAATGATATGTTCTTTACAGCGATGGGTGGAATCTCATATTCTTTCTTAACAGAGTTTGATACAGATGGAGATGGAGTTGTTGATTCAAAAGATATGTGTGCAAATACACCGGCAGGAGTTAAAGTTGATGAGTTCGGCTGTCCGTTTGATTCTGATAAAGACGGAATTCCGGATTATCTTGATGAATGTTCCGGCACACCACAAGGCGCACCTGTTGATAAAAAAGGTTGTCCGTTAGATTCGGATAACGATGGAGTTCCTGATTACACAGATCTCTGTCCCGATACAACTCCCGGAGTAAAAGTGGATGAGTATGGATGTCCTTTTGATTCTGATGGTGATGGTGTTCCCGATCATCTTGACAGATGTCCCGATACTCCTTATGAAATTCAGGTTGATAAAAACGGCTGCCCAATGGATGAAGACCTCGATGGAGTTCCAGATCATCTGGATCAATGTCCCGGAACATTGCCCGGAGTTCAGGTAGATGAAAACGGATGCGAGTTAGTAATAGCTCCTCCTCCGCCACCTGTTGATCCCAATCAACTTATACTAAATTCAGAAACAAGTTTTGAATTTAACAGTGCTCAATTAAAGCCAGCAGCATTTCCTGAATTGGATAAAATGCTTGAGCAGATGAAAAAATATCCAATGTCCCGCTGGAGAATTGAAGGACATACAGATAACATTGGTTCAGAAGATGGAAATATTAAAATGTCTCAGATGCGTGCTGAGTCTGTATTAAATTATTTTGTATCAAGAGGAATACCTCAAATTAGATTTGAAGTAGCAGGTATGGGAAGTAAATCTCCGATAGCTGATAACAAAACCGAGGAAGGCAGAGCAAAAAACAGAAGAGTGGAAATAACAAGAATAGATAAATAG
- a CDS encoding GDP-L-fucose synthase, whose amino-acid sequence MTNQSKYLNKKIYVAGHTGMVGSAITREFQKRGFNNLILKNYTELDLKRQDDVEKFFKEVKPEIVIVAAAKVGGILANNTFRAEFIYDNLMIEANIIHNSHTAGVEKLIFLGSSCIYPKLAQQPLKEEYLLSDYLEFTNEPYAIAKIAGIKLCENYYRQYDSNFFSVMPTNMYGPNDNFDLQTSHVLPAFIRKFHEAKEKNQSEVIIWGSGKPLREFLFVEDLADAILFLMENVNAKDLYDNGISHLNIGTGKDLTILELAKLISDITGYKGKIVNDSTKPDGTPRKLLDVSRINALGWKYKTELREGIERTYKWYLNRLHS is encoded by the coding sequence ATGACTAATCAATCAAAATATCTGAATAAAAAAATTTACGTTGCTGGTCATACCGGAATGGTTGGCTCTGCGATCACCCGTGAATTTCAAAAAAGAGGATTCAATAATCTTATCCTGAAGAATTATACTGAACTTGATTTGAAAAGACAGGATGATGTTGAAAAATTCTTCAAAGAAGTTAAACCTGAAATCGTAATCGTTGCTGCAGCTAAAGTTGGTGGGATTCTTGCAAACAACACTTTTCGTGCTGAGTTCATATATGATAACCTTATGATTGAAGCGAACATTATCCATAATTCACACACGGCAGGTGTTGAGAAATTAATTTTTCTTGGCAGCAGTTGTATTTATCCTAAACTTGCTCAACAACCATTGAAGGAAGAATATCTTTTGTCTGATTATCTTGAGTTTACAAATGAACCGTATGCAATCGCGAAGATTGCCGGGATAAAACTCTGCGAAAATTATTACAGGCAATATGATTCAAATTTCTTTTCTGTGATGCCGACTAATATGTATGGACCGAATGATAATTTTGATTTACAGACTTCTCATGTTCTTCCTGCATTCATCAGGAAATTTCATGAAGCAAAAGAAAAAAATCAATCCGAAGTTATAATTTGGGGAAGCGGAAAACCTCTTCGTGAATTTCTGTTTGTTGAAGACCTTGCAGATGCGATTTTATTTTTGATGGAAAATGTTAATGCAAAGGATCTTTATGATAATGGAATTTCGCATCTGAATATCGGCACTGGTAAAGATTTAACGATTCTGGAACTTGCAAAACTTATTTCAGATATTACAGGTTACAAAGGAAAAATTGTTAATGATTCAACTAAGCCCGATGGAACTCCACGAAAACTGCTTGATGTTTCCCGGATCAATGCACTCGGCTGGAAATATAAAACAGAATTGCGTGAAGGAATTGAGCGAACTTACAAGTGGTATCTAAACCGATTACACTCTTAA
- a CDS encoding OmpA family protein translates to MKFTFTILLFTLLFSSFNYTQTVQTQRYNPFSGTVVFSVEGGTTLASTDYSGLGVDYLGRLSIEYFFPARTKSGFGIRAFYNAGFLTGSDSNIDPHDFRTNISTIGAGVIFNLSVNDVAFPYFFAGIASLSFNPKGEGGVELPNNAANVYSTTEVNYLGELGARYPVTENLSVSLSFGLQISPNDWLDDKAIGVGNDMFFTAMGGISYSFLTEFDTDGDGVVDSKDMCANTPAGVKVDEFGCPFDSDKDGIPDYLDECSGTPQGAPVDKKGCPLDSDNDGVPDYTDLCPDTTPGVKVDEYGCPFDSDGDGVPDHLDRCPDTPYEIQVDKNGCPMDEDLDGVPDHLDQCPGTLPGVQVDENGCELVIAPPPPPVDPNQLILNSETSFEFNSAQLKPAAFPELDKMLEQMKKYPMSRWRIEGHTDNIGSEDGNIKMSQMRAESVLNYFVSRGIPQIRFEVAGMGSKSPIADNKTEEGRAKNRRVEIIRIDK, encoded by the coding sequence ATGAAATTCACTTTCACCATTTTACTTTTTACTTTGCTTTTTTCTTCATTCAATTACACACAAACAGTCCAGACACAAAGGTATAACCCATTCTCAGGCACAGTGGTTTTTTCCGTTGAAGGTGGAACAACTCTCGCAAGCACAGATTACAGCGGACTCGGTGTTGACTATCTCGGCAGACTTTCAATTGAATATTTCTTTCCTGCACGGACAAAAAGTGGTTTCGGAATCAGAGCATTTTATAACGCGGGTTTTCTTACAGGCAGTGATTCAAATATTGATCCTCATGATTTCAGAACTAACATTTCAACTATCGGCGCAGGGGTAATTTTTAATTTAAGTGTTAACGATGTTGCATTCCCATATTTTTTTGCGGGCATAGCAAGCTTATCGTTTAATCCCAAAGGTGAAGGAGGAGTTGAACTGCCAAACAATGCAGCAAATGTTTACAGTACAACCGAAGTAAATTATCTCGGGGAACTCGGAGCGAGATATCCGGTGACGGAAAATCTTTCGGTGTCGTTAAGTTTTGGTTTACAAATTTCACCAAATGACTGGCTTGATGATAAAGCAATTGGTGTTGGCAATGATATGTTCTTTACAGCGATGGGTGGAATCTCATATTCTTTCTTAACAGAGTTTGATACAGATGGAGATGGAGTTGTTGATTCAAAAGATATGTGTGCAAATACACCGGCAGGAGTTAAAGTTGATGAGTTCGGCTGTCCGTTTGATTCTGATAAAGACGGAATTCCGGATTATCTTGATGAATGTTCCGGCACACCACAAGGCGCACCTGTTGATAAAAAAGGTTGTCCGTTAGATTCGGATAACGATGGAGTTCCTGATTACACAGATCTCTGTCCCGATACAACTCCCGGAGTAAAAGTGGATGAGTATGGATGTCCTTTTGATTCTGATGGTGATGGTGTTCCCGATCATCTTGACAGATGTCCCGATACTCCTTATGAAATTCAGGTTGATAAAAACGGCTGCCCAATGGATGAAGACCTCGATGGAGTTCCAGATCATCTGGATCAATGTCCCGGAACATTGCCCGGAGTTCAGGTAGATGAAAACGGATGCGAGTTAGTAATAGCTCCTCCTCCGCCACCTGTTGATCCCAATCAACTTATACTAAATTCAGAAACAAGTTTTGAATTTAACAGTGCTCAATTAAAGCCAGCAGCATTTCCTGAATTGGATAAAATGCTTGAGCAGATGAAAAAATATCCAATGTCCCGCTGGAGAATTGAAGGACATACAGATAACATTGGTTCAGAAGATGGAAATATTAAAATGTCTCAGATGCGTGCTGAGTCTGTATTAAATTATTTTGTATCAAGAGGAATACCTCAAATTAGATTTGAAGTAGCAGGTATGGGAAGTAAATCTCCGATAGCTGATAACAAAACCGAGGAAGGCAGAGCAAAAAACAGAAGAGTGGAAATTATTAGAATTGATAAATAA